The Lynx canadensis isolate LIC74 chromosome A2, mLynCan4.pri.v2, whole genome shotgun sequence DNA segment TTTGCCTTACACTCAACGCTTTCTCGGGGCTAACGTTAATGCTCAGTTCCAGGGACCAAGATGCAGAAGCAATGAAAAGGCAGTCACTATTATTAAAATTAGGTCAAACTGCTGCATTTAGGAAGAGGGTCTCTCCCCAGAATCTTGTCATTATTTGGGGCCACCGCTGCCAGGAAGAGTTGGTGAAACTTTCTCAGGCCCTTCTGTGAGGTCCGAACAGGTGTTTAGAGAGCAAACTAGTGGCCCTTGCCATAGGTGATTGTGACAAGCCCAGACCCTCTGTgacagaaaaataggaaaacaggtATTTCCAATAGCGCGCATCCCATTTTTGCTTGTATCTTCAAGCACGTGCCCATCTCTGAAGTTTCgcaaaacttcaaaaatatcGAGACTACTTTCTTTGGAAAATCGTGGCTACGCACTTATTGATGGGAGGCTCACAAAAGCAGCCTTTCGTGTCTGAGCTCAGTGAGACGGCTCTCCGGGCCCTGAGCAGTCCCGAGTGTCTCCTTCTACGGTACTCTTCAAACCCCCAACCAAACTggatcatctttattatttttttttcaaactggattttaaaaagaaaacaaccccattatCTACTCAGAGGAAGAAAACTTCTTCCCGTTGATGTGGCTTTGTCACTTTCTCGTTTAATAACCTTTGATGACAGAAAACGTTTCTCCACAGATGGGCAGTAACTTATTTCAAGGACTGGGGCACTAAATTTGATACTGTGGAGGAAGGTATGTTATGctttattagaaacaaaaaaaatttttttaagatatcccgggaaagaaacttgaaaaaaaaattacccagcaCCCCTCGCAAATCggcaaagaaaaaaagcttttaaaatctcGTACTAAATAAAGATCCCGCCTGCTATCAGTTTAGGTTCCAGGCGAGTCATAAAGAGATTCTCCATCCTGgtccaggagggagagagaacccaacCTCTCCGAGTTTGCAAACTGGAAAGAGAAAGTGCTTTGGACCCCGCCGGTGCTGATGGGCCTGTGCCCCCTTTACCGTCTTTAGACTTCCTGGCAAACGCAGAAGAAAGCCAGCGCCCATGGAAGAGCCACCTAGCCCcgtggttttgtttatttgtcttctCTCACATGGGGTCTTTCTGACTCAGTGCGGAgccggtggtggtggtggtggtggtggtagtggcgGGGAGGCAGCGAGGGCGGTTTGAAAAAAAGATGCTGCCGCGCCGGGTGAGGGGGGTGGGCGAGCGGAAGACACATGTTACATCAGACACAGTACCTGCTTTCTCACTGCACAGCTTGTCAGCGAGGTCGTGTGCCTCCTGGGCGATAAGTGAGAATATCTCGTCTTCATGCTCCTCTATAATAGCTTCGCACTGCGGAAACGTAATAACAACATATGTGGATAGATCCGCGCGCACAGGGCTCTCGTGAGAAGGACGCACCAACATTTTATTAGCTAAAAACAGAAAACCGTGTTACCACCGTGGCCCGTTTTCATCAGCCCCTTTGCTTTCGGGACCTCACTGCCTCGGAGATGGAGCCTCGTCCCCAAACGTTAATTGCGTCATTTTCCTGGGACTTAAGTAACCGATTAGTCGTGTTGAAAGACGAGGGTGAGGAGGAAAGCGGTTCTTTGTATCTGTGCCTCTTCGTTACATTGGAATgcgaagaaaaggaagaaaggggtcTCCTAGGTAGAGCTGGGGAGTCTTagctttctggttttgtttgggttttctaGACTCCTTCAAAGAACCCGGCTCCTGGAGACGCTTAAACCAGTTTCCCTCAGATTTAACATAACAATccattttgtggttttaaaacaGAGACTGAAGTGTGAAAACAATTAAGCTTTCTCAGCAATCAAAACAAACCTCGTCGGTTTCACTGTGGGTAACATGCTTGGCAGTGACTTGGCCAAGTTTCTTTTCAAACCATCTAGCGCTCCGTTGATAATTTCACTTTGCTTCTAGCCCCAAATCTCACTTTTCAGAGAAGAGGGAGCCCAAAGGCGCCCGgggcattaaaaaaatcttaaattctaACTGAAGGACGCGTCTGTGCTCAAGACCCACAGGGTTACAGCTCCTGGAACCGTGAAGCTACAGGAGGGCATTCGCTCGAGACTTGGCAAAGCACAGTCCAAGTTCATTCAgcaagactttaaaatttttcaatggcatttaaaaatatgcaaattccACCATAACGTGTTTATTTAAAACCTGTGAAATACAAGCACACGTACTCATCGCAATTCCTGTTCCAGGGTACTTTTACCTTGGAGTTATtgcctttactttttaattaaaatgaaatcttcagaAGTCAGCTAAAGCCCCTGTTTCGGGGCGTCAGCATGCCTGACATTTCGGCCAGTGTGTgaacttaatacattttttaaacaggcTTTGCCATCACTTGGTCTGATTCAACAGCGTTAAGTAAAGCGAAATATATTGGAATCTATTTTGCCAGGCACATTCTAGCAAGCCAGAGGCCAGCATTCACTTAAAATAAACACCACACCGGACGGGAGTTTGGCATTAAGCCAACTATCATACCTAAGCCTTTGTTTAACTTAGTTTGTGCTAAAATACTTGAATTAACTCGGGAAGGaaattctctgtcttctgtgaagcctgaagggggagaaggaaaaaaaaaaaagatgtttgtcgCTCTTCCTCTATCATTTggctataaatatttgaaaacgaCATTCATTCTAATTTGGATTTTAACCTAGGAGCCACCACCCCTGATTCCTTCTGTGGGAACCTGGAAGAGACCTGCCTCGGCAAGGGGGGCCACTGAgacccctctctgagccccacaGGGGCAGAGCAGGCGCGACCCTCGGCTTCAAGTCGCTGGGAGCTACAACAGCACTTTCTGCGAAACACCGCCTGTCTGCACAGCCCCGTGAGGTGTCTCAAAGGCAACTTCCCAAATGCATGGTCAACACTGACGCCGCCGCGGGGACCACAGAGCAGTCAGATAACCTTTTAATGTTCAAGGTCTGGAAACTCAACCACAACCCAAGCAAACGGCCAAAAAGAATACCCCAAATGGTGTTCCTGGCGCGTGGGATTCACCTGCGAAGAACGGGAGCTTACCGCGAATTTCAAAGGTCTGTAAGcatcagaataaaaatggaattttttaaattctttgtatattctgtctcctttccttgGAGCAAACCTCTTAAACTTCTTCTCCCGAGTCACGGAATCTTCTTCCAGCTGGTAGTGGTTCATCCGCTCGCACACTTGGTCCAACAGGTCTGTTAGGAAAACCTCCGAGTGGGCTAGGGGGGTCTGTGGAGACAAACGGGGCGGGAGACCTGCCTTAACGTTCACGCGGTCTTAGCGGATCGTGCGCCGGACGCGTCCGGGGCCGCGCGCCACCCCCAGGAGCGCCGGGAGGCATGACCTTCCTCGCACAATGTGCTTGCGGTTGGGTTACTTACAGAACGTGGGAAGTTCGCTTACACTGGGCTTTTGGAAAGGGGCGGGTGTTTGAAAGTGGACGGGAAGGAAACCCCTAGATTGGAACTGGCAAGTGCACTTACACAGGTAGTCCTTTTTCAAAGTCATTGCACATGCAGAATACGGCACCGAGGACAGAAAATGGCTGTGATTATTTACTAgccggagagagggagggaggggagggggaggggcggagggggagggggagcacaagagggggaccgggagggaggcagagaccgCGGGCCAGCGCGCCGCGTCCTTCTGGACGGGTCGGGCCGAGCCGACAGTGGCGCCCGCGGGcgccggtgggggagggggggacgggcGCGCGGGACGGCCACGGGCGCGGGCTCGGGGAACAGCTGGCGTCCGTCTCCGCGCGCCCCTGTCCCTCCGGAATGCGGCCAGGATTCAGGGgacgccccccccacccccacccccaccccgccccggccACCACCTCCGCCCCGCGCGGGGGTCAAAGAGCACCCCTCGCCCCTGGTAACCGACACAAAACCTCGGGGCCCGTCTAGACGGGTCAAGGTGCAGGATGCCGCGTCCCCGCGGCTCCTTCCGGAAGGGGGGGGGACCCGCCAAGGGCGCCGCGGACGCGCCGCGCCCGGGCCTCCGCGGgctttctccctctccaccctccgCTGATCAAAGTAGGAAGTTTGCGTGACAACCGTGGTGAAAGGGGCTGAATCGCAAATGAACTCGATTTCGGCGATGTTGATCTAGCCGGCCTCCATTGTCCCCTTTCAGGCGCAGTGTGAACCCTTCCGGTGCCGGCGACCGCGCGGCGGCGAGGCGCGCGCTCCGGGCGCACAAAGGGTCCCCGCGCCTCCCGCCCCCGGGCCGGCGTCCCCGCCGCCCCCGGGGTCCGCGAGCAGTGCGCGCGGTGGGACACAGGCCTGCAGGAGCCGGGGCAGCAAGAGAGCCGAAGACGACCGCGGCCGATGGGCGCCCAGCTGCCCCCGCCGTGTGCGCGGTAACGGGGTCCCCGCCTCTCCCCGAAAACCCGGTTCCAGGCGCATTCTCTCCAGGCCCGGGCGCTCCCTTTTGCAACGAAACCGTTTACTCAGCTGGATTAAACCACAACGGTTATCCATTCACTAaaagccagtttttaaaaactcgcgagtgtggtttgttgttgttgttttcggGTCTACAGTGAAATGACCCTAAAGGTAGTGGCTTGAAGTGCATTCCAAATACAAGCTGCATTTCACTTACACTTTCAAGTATGCCAATCAAGCCCTGTaagttgtaaaaacaaaacaaaacaaaaaccacagcaATGCGTGGGTTaaggaacaaactgaaaatcCGTTTTATTAACCACAGGCGCTGAGGATTAAATCTGTATTGGGTCTGCACGTTATAAAACACAGAGGTAAATTCTTAATTACAGTTAATCAAGCAGATCATTAGCTGCATGATTATGGGGTGGTTTTTTTTGCCTGCCACGCGTGTGGTTTAAGTGTATTTCCTTATCTGATACATTTGAGATCCCTTCATGGTACTTTCTGGATGTTAGCAAAGCAGGTTTTCACTTTACAGTGATGAGTACACGCTTTCACTTAAAAAAGTTGTCCCCTCCGGCCCCCACCTTCCCCAGCGGAAAAGTAAACAAGGTGGGGGGGTCCTCACCGGAGGGCAGGGGTTCGAGTCTGGGAGACTTCGGGGGAACACTCAGCGCCGCCTTGACGGATCCCAGTACTTTCCGCTGACTGGGGACGCTCtcgaaaatgttttttaaatctgacCTCACCCACCCAGCCGTGTGCAGAAACTGCCCACCGTCTCGCGTGAGCAGATCAGAGGCCAGCGGCCGAAAGGCCTCCTCAACTTACTTTGGAGGGGTTTTTGATTTGTTTCCCGGGGCTGGCACTATTTTAGAACAGTCCCCACTTTACAACTTTCCCCAAaacgggatttttttttccagttttcaaagtGTCATGCTATACGTTTGAATATACTAGCATGGTACTGTTTTAACACAGATATGTTATATCAAGAGATCAACACGtgaattttgttgattttatgaGTCTGAAGGCAAacgggtttgtgtgtgtgtgtgtgtgtgtgtgtgtgttttcccgtCATTAGCTGGCTCTTTTGAGTAAACATTCTTTAATAGGAGGAAGTGTTTGCCTGCAGATAGCTCAGAAAATGCTTCCTCACAATCTCCGCTAAAAACAGGTGAAGGAAAAACACCCAACGTGAACTTACTAGGTCTGTTTTcagaaaactaagagaaaaaaaaggattttaaaatctcaatcaAAGCATCCGGCTTTGTGAGAAAATGCTAAAGATGTCTAAGCATCGCCGCTCTTTGCACATTGACGACGACGCACACGATTGGAGTTTAAAATGATTCCACTTAGCTGAACTGCCTTCAGTAAATTTAAAGACTGTTCACAGAATAATTGGgcctttttctcccctcagagtgtTTTGATTATAAGAGTGCAATAAGTATTGAGACGAGTGGAATAAAACAAAGTCTTTCTTTCTATACTATGAAGATTTTGAATAGTACTTGTCAATAAAGCAATTCCTATTGTAATCTTAGGGGAGGGTGGCCTCCACCCCGGAAGGACTGTCTCAGAGATAGTAACCTCATTACAATATGAATGAAAAAGGCCGCCAGCATTGTATCGGGAGAAAACCGATTCACGGGCACCCGGTTTTCTTATCAGCCGTTACTTTTGCGCAGGCACTCACTTGGGATACGTTATACATATAAAAGCGATCCGTTATAACTTCATCGCTATCTCAGAGCGCCCTGGTCAAAGTAAATCCTAACTTTTGCTCTTCTGAAACCTACCTGCCACTCTGAATCCTGCTACGTAGAAAGAGTGtcgacttttcttttttcccctcaaggcTTATTCTGACCATGTGCTTATTCTGTGAGCAatgaaacgggggggggggggcggggggaagtaCCCGTATCCCAAcgtgaaagcaggaaaaaagtctCTGGAAGTTTTGGCTCTGGAAGGCCGGAGTGTGGGGTTCATTCCAGACGCCGTGAGCCACATTCCTAACGGTTCCAGGGCGCCTCCGTGCGCGTTCATTACTGTGTCTCTGTTAATCTTGTAGCAAATTTCTTGCTTGATAGCTATCACAATTAGGCAGGAACACAATTATGTTACGACGCACGATTGGACGCGGAAAtgcccttgtgctctgtctgtggTTTTCATAACAGTCTGGCAATCTCAAATAAATCTCACTTATCTTTATCGTTATCTTGAGTGTTCCTCAGATAGGAACCCAGGACTTAACCTGCTTAGCGACTGATAATTGATTTCACATTGTTGCAAAGATTCCCCTTCTGGAGGTTTAGTTAATGTCGAGATTTTAATTGCACTCTGGCAAATATTGCATCTGGCTTAATCACTAACTTTCCAtccataaaaatattgaaatcgcTTCTGATATTAGTTAAAAGTCCATATTTAGAAGTGAAAATTCAAGCCTCCTTTGCTCTAGGCGACAACAGGGTAAGCATACATTCGGAAACTTGTAAGATGATGAGATATATAATTAGCTTTTATGTTAATTGACTGTTATGAGTTTGTTGTAGGACAATTCTTCATATAATATGCAGATAGCATTGGCTGTTTAGTTTTATTAGACAATATAATTAGAAAGCTAAAGGAGCTCATTTCGATGAGGAATAATAGAAGCTGATAAATTTCCCAGTGTTCTGTGTATCAGAAGCGAATTCCATCTGGATTTAATCAATAACAGAGATTTCAAGTAGCCTTTGTTTAGAGAACTGAAGTCAGCCCACAGATAACAGAACTAATATAGTTTTTCCAGTTACCGTCAATTCAGTGTTAAAACAGGTGAATTTCTACAATCAATAAAACCTTGGGGACAAAACTACAAAGATTTCGGCACAGTTTATCACAAAGACACAGGAAATTTACGTAAATAACATCACAATTTTACCTTCCGCAACTTGAATAAGGAAAAGAGTCTTTCCTATTCTTACTTATGGACATATTGTGTTATATCAAGTATATGTTCAGGTTGAGAGgaaaatagaaagaatgaaataagaacATTTTGATTTGGGGGTAAATTTTCCTACAATTCAAAACTGCTCGAGTTtcgatcacattttttttttttttaattctggagcCTTTTTCCAACTTACCAGGGATAAAACAGAATCAGAGAAAAATTGCGTAATGCACCATCATTGATGAACTCCAAATGGGGTCATCAAACACAATTTGACCTTTTCCTGAAGTTGAAAAAAGCTCTGCTTTCATTGGCAAATGCAAAATTGGCCCTGCCACTTGGTTTCCTACCCTAAAAAAGTCTTCCACcaaaaactttaattttcaaacattttaggtaaagtgaaaacaaaatgcaCTTATCCATATGAAAATGTCGCAACTTTTCAATCTTTTAAACAAATCAGCCCTTCCCACAGTGGAGCCGTGCCCTCCACCGGCGTGCCCCGGAAGGATTttgcagattaaaaaacaaacaaacaaaaaaagtgaatggAAAAGTGCATGAAAGGAGACGAGAGCACCGTGGCGTTCCTAGAGTAAGATGCGAATCTGTCCATTCATGCCACGAATTCCGGTCCGTCTCCGTGCCAGGTCATTCACGAGCCTTGGAGGGGGCCTCCTCTGTGGTTCTGAATAAAAACGAAGGTACTCGGGGGAGCCTGTGTGCCCGGGAGAGGCCCAGCGAACGCTAGCGAACTGTGATGTGACTCCTCGTCTGTCGGCAGAGCTGAAGGTCACATAAATGCAGAATCGGTGCTCCTGGTTCACAGTTTTCCGCCCTCCCCCCAAGTCTGCATCCCTCACTACCTTGTCACGGAAAACAGGAAGGGATTGAGTGGTTGTGTTTCTGGGCACCGTCACGCAAGGGAAAAGGTGAGATCCCACGTTTGTGGGATGTAGGGCGGCATTTCCCAGCTTTGTGGGCAAATGGTAGCAGTTCCTTAGAAAGCGTTGGCGggctcaggggaggagggacGGAGAAATGGGAGCACGAGAACCTGAGTTGTTCCGTGTCCACAGATGTGGACACGCCCACGCACACACAGTGGTTTCCACGGACCAGAAAGACAGcgctgtttttctttaaaaccatttttaataggaaaagtaACATAGTCATttgattgggggaaaaaaaaaacattcaaaaggaacaaaagggCAGAGTAAAAAGTGAGGCTGATACCCGGGACCCTACGGCCCAGCTCTCCCCCGGGGCCAGGAACCTTCCCCCTGCACATCCATGTGAATGTGTgtctgcacgtgtgtgtgtgtgtgtgtgtgtgtgtcacgaGCATTT contains these protein-coding regions:
- the CNPY1 gene encoding protein canopy homolog 1 — translated: MAPAHPVPATSSLVGSREPRPPLIRLDSETWACDTEQRDLKDPSTCGLPGPRGLAQLIGAPVVGKGGDDPRAKACRALMDEVEYDVTKARQKTTKVGSFRINPDGTQERRKTPLAHSEVFLTDLLDQVCERMNHYQLEEDSVTREKKFKRFAPRKGDRIYKEFKKFHFYSDAYRPLKFACEAIIEEHEDEIFSLIAQEAHDLADKLCSEKAGTVSDVTCVFRSPTPLTRRGSIFFSNRPRCLPATTTTTTTTTGSALSQKDPM